In Oscillatoria acuminata PCC 6304, a single window of DNA contains:
- the cax gene encoding calcium/proton exchanger has translation MSIKNIIFIGLLVFVPISIAGHFLEWGALTIFLTACLGIIPLAAWMGTATEEIAVVVGPNIGGLLNATFGNATELIIALVALNAGLINVVKASITGSIISNLLLVMGFSMLLGGLRYKEQEFQPIVARLNASVMTLAVIAMLLPTAVEFTSTGIAEKTMQQLSSCVAVVLILVYVLTLVFSMKTHAYLCDVGEAELEGEDGEPGKPPNILLWTGVLLACTLMVAVESELLVASLEEATSLLGLTALFTGVIVVPIIGNAAEHATAVTVAMKNKMDLSVSVALGSSLQIALFVAPVLVIAGYILDKPMDLNFNPFELVAVAVSVVIANSVSSDGRSDWLEGTLLLATYVVLGLAFYFHPIIEGIG, from the coding sequence ATGTCCATCAAAAACATTATTTTCATCGGATTACTTGTCTTCGTCCCCATTTCCATTGCCGGTCATTTTCTTGAATGGGGCGCGTTAACGATTTTTTTAACCGCTTGTTTGGGAATTATTCCCTTAGCTGCTTGGATGGGAACTGCCACGGAAGAAATTGCGGTGGTTGTCGGTCCAAATATTGGGGGATTGCTGAATGCAACCTTTGGCAACGCCACTGAATTAATTATCGCCTTAGTTGCCCTGAATGCTGGATTAATCAATGTGGTCAAAGCCAGCATTACCGGGTCAATTATTAGTAACCTGTTGCTCGTTATGGGATTTTCCATGCTGCTGGGAGGGCTGCGGTATAAAGAGCAAGAATTTCAACCGATTGTCGCCCGGTTGAATGCTTCTGTGATGACTCTGGCAGTGATTGCCATGTTACTGCCCACAGCGGTAGAGTTCACCTCCACTGGCATCGCAGAAAAGACCATGCAACAACTCTCAAGCTGTGTGGCAGTCGTCTTAATCCTCGTTTATGTCTTAACCCTGGTGTTTTCCATGAAAACCCATGCCTACCTCTGTGATGTCGGGGAAGCGGAGTTAGAAGGAGAAGACGGGGAACCGGGCAAACCCCCCAATATTTTGTTATGGACGGGGGTGCTATTAGCCTGCACCCTGATGGTAGCTGTTGAATCAGAATTGTTAGTCGCGTCCCTAGAAGAAGCTACTTCTCTGTTGGGATTAACCGCACTCTTTACCGGGGTAATTGTTGTTCCCATTATTGGCAATGCGGCGGAACACGCTACGGCAGTGACAGTCGCGATGAAGAATAAAATGGATCTTTCTGTATCTGTGGCCCTGGGGTCCAGTTTGCAAATTGCTTTGTTTGTTGCCCCCGTCTTAGTGATTGCCGGTTATATCCTAGATAAACCGATGGATTTGAACTTCAACCCCTTTGAACTGGTGGCGGTTGCAGTATCGGTTGTGATTGCCAATTCGGTCAGTTCTGATGGCCGTTCTGATTGGCTAGAAGGGACGTTACTCTTGGCGACTTATGTCGTGTTGGGATTAGCATTCTACTTCCATCCAATTATTGAAGGGATTGGATAG